In Candidatus Ozemobacteraceae bacterium, the genomic stretch GATCACCGTCGACAAGGACGGTAACGTGACCAAGGCCTACGGCCCCGAAGATCACTGCTCCAAGGAAATCGTCAAGAAGATGAACTTCCTGCGCAAGCTGACCTGGCTGCGCCCCGTGATCTGACCTGCAGTTCAAGCTCAACTCCCCCGGGTATCCCCCGGGGGAGTTGTATTTTCGTATCTATTTGCACGTAGAGGCGGGTTTGAAACCCGCCCCTGCAGTTGCCCTGATGTCTACCGGGGAGTCACGGAGTTGGGGCGCGTTCAGCCGCCATCGTGTCGGAGGCGACCTCCTCCTCTTCTTCCCGAATCAGCTCGAGAGCGCCGTTTCGTTCGATGATGCGGAGGCGGGGGATGTGCGGCAGGGCCGTGATGTCGTCCGGCTTCATGTTCAGAAGGCCTTTCCACATCAACTCTCCGAGATCGTGCGCCGCGATGGCGCGGCTCTTGATGCGTCCCTGGAGGAGGGCTTCGACTTCCGCTCCGAGTTCGCCGCGGACGGTCGGATTGATGGAGAATCCTGAAGGGTTCAGGAACAGGAACAAGTGAATCAGGACGACGAGGATCACCGTTCCCGCGAGCCGGGTGTTCAGGGACAGAGGTTCGATGTCGCCCAGGGCCTTCAGAAGCAGGACGACGCCGGTGACGACGAACAACGGCATGCCGCCCGGGTTCGCCAGCGCCAGCAGTCCGGTGAAGGCGTAGAAGATGACGATCGGGAAGTTTTCCTCGTCGATCCGGGAAAGGGCCATGAGATTGGGAATCAGGAAGATGCCGGCGATGAGGCTCATCAACTGCTGGTCGTCGGGATTGGGAAACAGGGTCGAGAGAGGCATGTCGCCGGAAACGGCGCTGGCGGCGCCCTCGGGGAAGCAGAGGATCCCGATGAGGGCACTGAGGATCAGCGTCAGACGGTAATCCGACCTGAACAGCGCGTAGGACGTGACAAGGGCGACCAGCACCCAGCTGTTGAGCCCGAGGGCGCTCGCCGCGGCCGTAATCGGGATCAGCATCACCCCGAACTTTTCCTTCAGCGCGTCGGAATCGAGGAGGGCGAGGAGCCCGACGGTGAAGATCATCTGCAGCAAGGCCCTCAGCCCGAGCAGGGGCTGCATGGCGAAAGAAAATATTCCTAAGGTTATTAAACCTGGCAATATTTCACGCCCCCTGAAGATCCAGTTCAGCAGGAGGCACCCCAGGGCGAAAAACAGGAGGTGGCAAAGCGTCTTGAGTCCCGCCAGCGACGCGGCGGACTGGGCGATTCCGAGCGCGATCGTCTCGGGGAGGAGCGCCCAGTTGATGTTCAGGTCGAACTCGCGCGCGAAGAGGAGGTCCCAGTAAGTGCCCGAGGAGAACGGGCAGGATCGGGTGTAGAAAAAGAGCACCGTCATCGTCGCCAGCAGGGCGAAGATGCGCTCCCAATCCCACGGCGGGGCTTCGTCCGGCTCGTCCGTCGCGACGGGAAACGTCATGGGAACTGCGGCGCGCGCCGCCTCTGGCGGTTCCGCGGCGGGGCTGGAACGGAGTTCTGCGTCTTTTTCCACGCTTCGTCCCTCCTCAGGGGTTCCTGATCAGCAGTCGACCAGCTTTTCCGGCTTGATCGGCATGACGCGGATGCGCCGGCCGGTGGCGTTGTAGACCGCGTTGGCGACCGCCGGCGCGATGCCCATCAGGGGCACTTCGCCGAATCCCTTGGCACCATAGGGGCCTTCGCTGTAGCCGTGCTCGACGATGATCGGGTCGATCTCGGGCGCGTCCTCGGTCGTCGGCAGAATGTAGGTCGCGAAGGCATTGTTCAGCATGCGCCCCTGGGGATCGTGCCGAATCTCCTCCATGGTCGCGTATCCAACGCCCTGGAGAGTCCCGCCTTCGATCTGGCCCTCAACCTGCTGGGGATTGATGGCTTTGCCCATGTCGTGGGCCGACGTGATCTTCAACACGCGGAGTTCGCCGGTTTCCATGTCGACCTCGACCTCAGCGACGTTCGTGGCGTAGCTATAGGTGAAGTAGGCGTTTCCCTGGCCGGTCTCCCTGTCGAAGGTCGAGTCGGGGGCGATATACCAGCCGAAGGCGCTTGGCTGAAGCCTGCGCAGATACATTTCCTTGACAACGTCGGGATACGCGACCTTTTTCCCCTGCGGGGCAGCCTTGATGAACGCAACGCCATCCACCAGGTCGACCTCGTCGGGCTTCGCCCCGAGCAAGCCGGCGGCCGATTCGAGGAGGCGGGGTCTCAATTCCTTCGCCGCCGCCGCCAGGGCGTTTCCGGACATGAAGGTCGTTCGGCTCGCGACGGTTGGGCCGGAGTCGGGAACGAAGCCGGTATCGGTCTCGACCAGGAACACCTTGTCAAAGGGGATGCCGAGCGCATCGGCGGCGATCTGGGGAAGGATCGTGCGGGCCCCCTGCCCCATCTCGGTGTTGCCGACGGCGCACTGGACCGTGCCGTCCTTCATGATGATCATGCTCGCGCCGGCGCGGTCGAGATGCTTGCCGCCAGCCCCGAGGCCGACGCCGTAATATACGGTCGAAATACCGATGCCGCGGCGAACGTTGCCGCTGCGGGCGGAAGGATGCTGCCATTTTTTGGTCCAGTCGGACTTCGCGACGGCTTTGTCGATCGTCTCGGAAAGACCGCACGACTGGTCGATCACCTGGCCGGTGACGGTCTTCGCTCCGAGTTTCAGGCCGTTGCGCCGCCGGATCTCGACGGGGTCGATCTTCAGCTCGTCGGCGATCTCGTCGATGAGGGTTTCGCCCGCGAAGATGACCTGCGGCGAGCCGAAGCCGCGGTAGGCGCCGCACGGCACCTTGTTGGTCGCCATCGCGAAAGACTGGATGAGGACGTTGTCGCAGACGTACGGCCCGAGGGCGTGGACCGTTCCGCGCCAGAGGACGATCGGGCTGAGCGTCGCGAAGGCGCCGCCGTCGACGTAGTATTTTATATCTGCAGCAATAATCTTCCCGTCGGCGTCGGTGCCGACTTTCATCTGGATCAGTGCCGGATGGCGTTTGGAACTTGCGATGATATCTTCTTCGCGCTTGTAGACGAGTTTCACAGGCCGTTCGAGCAACTGCGCGATCATCGCGGCGTGTCCGGCGAGGATCGAGGGAAAATCCTCCTTGCCGCCGAAGCCGCCGCCGGTCGTGGTCTGGACGATGCGCACCTTGTTTCGCTGACAGCCGAGGATGTCGGACACGGCGTCATGGACGTAGAAGGGGCATTGCATCGACCCGTAGACGGTCATCGATCCCTCGATGCCGGGCACCGCGATCATGCCCTGGGTCTCGAGGTAGGCGTGCTCCTGGTAGGGGGTTTCGTATTCGCGTTCGAAGATGCGGGTCGCCTTCGCGAAGGCGGCGTCGAGGTCGCCGTGTCTGATGACGTATCTGCTGAAAATATTGTCTGTTTTATACAGCCGCGGCGCGGACGGCTCGAGCGACTCGCGTATCGAGAGGATCGGCTTGAGGGGCTCGATGTCGAGTTTCACCGCCTCAGCGGCGGCATATGCCTGCTCCGGCGTATCGGCAGCGACGAGGGCGACCGGCTCGCCGTGGAACTTCACGAACTCGGAAGCGAGGAACGGCTGGTCGTCGAGAACAAGGGGGTTCACATTCCGGCCGGGAATGTCGGCGACCGTGAAGACCCGGTGAACGCCGGGCATGGCGAGCGCCTTCGACGCGTCGATTCCCTTCAGCCTGCCGTAGGCAACGGGAGAGCGGACCGTGGCGGCATGGAGCATGCCGGGAAATGAATAGTCATCAATATATTTTGCTTTTCCGTTGACCTTATCCCAGGCGTCTTTCCGCGGAAGCGATAAACCGACGGCAGGCATGAGGGACCTCCTCGGGGCAGTTGGAATTGGAACGAATGGTTCGCCATGAGTGTATCACGGTCACGACTTGGTGTGCATCACCCAGATGCCGTCCCAGTCGTCGGGCGGCGGTTCGCGCAGAAAGTGCGCGCACCGGTCGGCATACACCTTCGACAGGGTGTCGCCCGGGTGGAGCCGGAGCGCCTCGCCGAACGCCCGGCCGGCCGCTTCCCACTCGCGTTTGTGGTAGAGGTCGATGGCGTTTTTGTAGCAGGCGAGCAGGTCGTCCATGTTCGGGAACGAGGTCGTGTCGTGGTGGTCGAGGATCTCGTAAATTTTCGCGGGGCGGTTTTTGCCCTTGACCCGCAGCAGATCGACTTCGCGCGAGCGGTGCGGATAGACGAGCCGGCTGAAGCTGTTCTCGCTGACGAGAATGCTCGTGCCGTAGAACTTGTTGGCGCCCTCGAGGCGCGAGGCGAGGTTCACGCCGTCGCCGATGACCGTGTAGTCCATGCGTTTGAGCGAGCCGATGTTGCCGACCAGCACGGTGTCGGTGTTGATGCCGACTCCGATGTCGATCGTCTGGAGGCCCTTCTCGACGCGCTTCCCGTTGAACTCCTTGAGCGCGCGCTGCATCTCGATGGCGGTGATGACGGCGCGGTCGGTGTCCTCGCTGGTCGTGAACGGCGCGCCGAAGACGGCCAGCATGGCGTCGCCGATGAACTTGTCGAGAATTCCCCCGTGATGGAACACGATGTCGACCATCGTGGTGAAATACTCGTTCAGCATCGCAACGGTGTCCTGGGCGCCGAGCCGCTCGGAGATCGTGGTGAAGTTGCGGATGTCGCTGAAGAGGACCGTCAGTTCCTGCATCTTGCCGCCGAGCATGCCGTCGGAGTTGAGGAGCTGGTCGGCGACCTCCTTGTTCATGTAGCGTGAAAGCGTGCTTTTGAGGCGCTTTTCGCCGGTCAGGTCCTCGAAGGCGAGCAAACCGCCCATGGGGCGGTTCTGCGCGTCGTGCAGCGGCGCGACGGCCATGTTGAGCGAGACGCGGCGCCCCTGCCGGTCGACGATCTCGGCGTCGAGGAAGTTGTCAGCCTCCTGGGTGGCGATGACGCGGCGCAGGCTGTCGACGATCCAGTGGTTGTCGCCGGTGAAGAAGATGTCGGCGTATTTTCCGAGGATCTGGTCGGTCGTCACGCCGAATGTGCGCAAGGCCACGGCGTTGCACTTCTCGATCCTGCGCATGGCGTTCACCGTGATGACGCCGTTGCTGAGGCTTTCGAGGATGCTCTCGCTGTAGTTCTTCATGTTCAGCACTTCGTCGAACAGCTTGGCGTTCTCGATCGCGATCGCCGCCTGCGCCGAAAAGGTCTTGAGCTTCTTCTCGTCGACGCGGGTGAACACCCCCACCCTTCTGTTGAGCACCTGCGTGACGCCGATCGTTTTGCCGGTGCGGTTGACGACGGGCATGCAGAGGATGTTCTTCGTGCGATAGCCGGTTTTGCGGTCGATTTCCTTGTTGAACCGGGGATCGGCGTAGGCGTCCGGGATATTGATCGTCTCGCCGCTCGTGAACACCTTTCCCGCAATGCCGAGGTGGGCGGGGAAACGGATCTCCTGGTCGTTGAGGCCCAGCGCGACCTGCGACCAGAGTTCGTTGGTTTTCTCGTCGTGCAGGAACAGCGTCGCCCGGTCGGCGTCGAGGATCATCGTCACGGCCTGCATGATCTTCTCGAGAAGCGGCTTGAGGTTCAGCTCGGAAGAGATCGCCGCAGTGACTTCCTGCATGCGGTCCTCGCTCTCGCGCGCCCGCCGGGTCAGTTCGAGATCGCGCGCGTTTCTGAGGGCCGCGGCCGCGTTGCCCGAGATGTCGGCGACGGCGGCAAGGTCAGCCGGGGTGAACTCGCCGGATGTTTTGTTGAGAAGCTCGATGACGCCGACAGGAATGTCGCTTCCGGCGACCCGTAGCGGGACAGCGAGGATCGATTTCGTGACGAAACCGCTCTGGCGGTCGATTTCCTTATTGAAGCGAACGTCGCCGTATGCGTCGGTGATGATCTCGGCCTGGCCTGACGCCATAATAGCGCATGCGATACTGCTTCCCGGCGACAGGCGGATCTCCTCGACCTCGTTCCCGTGCATGACGCGGGAGAACAGTTCGCCCGTTTCGGGGTCGAGCAGGAACAGCGTTCCCCGCTCGGCCCCGACGATCCGGACGGCGATGCCGACCGTGATGGAAAGCAGGTTGTTGAGGAGGGACGTCGAGGCGTCGAGCAGCCGGGCGACATGGGAAAGCACCCCGCTCAGCATGGCGCGTCCCGTTTCGGGCGACCGACCGGCAAGGGCGGAGATGAGCCCGTCCACCTGCGCCGACGTGAGGCTTCCGTCGGCCAGCGCAGACAGCAGGTCCGGTGGAAGCGGTTCCCCCGTCTCGTCGCAGGCCGAAGCACCGTCGACCCGCTCACCCGAAAGAATCTTTTTCAGATTCTCCACAACGCTGGCCAGTTTCATGCATCCTCTCTCACCGCCAGTCTATCAGCGCACATCCCCGAATACAATCCCTCCAGGTGCCGAAAGGCCCGCGCACATCGGCGCGGGCCTTTCGTTCGGTTCGTTCACTCCCCGTTCGATTCGAGGGGTTTCGGAAGCTTTCCGAGGGACGGGACGAGCAGTTTCAGCGCGGTGTCGATGAGTTTCGTGCGGACGGATTCGCCGGTCACCGCTTCGAAACGGAAGCCGAGGTATATTCCGCGATATGCGTTGCCCGATTCCGATGTGCCGGACACGGAGAGGCCGGCGGTCCGGCCGTCTTCGGTTTTCACGAAGGGCGCGGCGGGAGCATCGCACGCCATGATCGTCACGTCTTTTGCCGACTGCGCCGAGTCTTCCCCGTTCAGTTCGAAGGGAACGGCGGCGCCGTCCTTCGAGGCGAACGACAGGCGGGGAAGATCGCGGTCGTCTTCGAGATAGCGGAATTTGAAGAACCCTTCGAGCAGGGGCATATTGGTGTTCTTCTGCTCGACCGACTGGGCGGCGAGGAACAGGGCTCCGCCGCCGGAGAGGTAGTTCGCGAGGTCGTCGGCCGAAGGAGCGAGTTCGCCGAAGGAACTGACCGAGACGCTGTCGGTGAAGACGGCGCCGTTCCGGTACTGGCGAAGAATATCGGCGTATTTATATCCGAACACCTTGGGGTCCCACAGGATATCGGGCTGAAGGCCGAGGTTCTTGAACGCGCGAAGCAGAAGCGGCAGCGTGCCCGGGTCTTCGACCATGCCGCCGGTGACCAGCACCGGGGAGTTGGCGCGATACTGCGGAACCCGCGCGATGAACTCGTCCCATCCCGTGTCGCGGGCGAACCGGAGGGATTTGTAGGCAGTCCGGAACTCGAGGCAGTAAGGGTAATAGATCGACAGGCCGTAGCTGTTGCCCATCCCCTGGGTGTGGCCCTCGGCGATGAGCGGGGAGCCTGCGGCGAAATCGTTCACGATCACGTATTCGCGGCCGGTGCGGTCGGTGAAGTCGGGGCTCGTCTTCCCGTTTGTATACTCGATGCGATAATTGATTTCGGTCACGTATTCGCGCTTTTTGGCGACCGGGTCGATCACCAGGCCGAACGGCCCGATGGCGCAGACGTAGTCGCCGTTCGCGTCGGGCCCGCGCAGGGGGGTGCGGACGAACCGCGAGTGCCAGACCGTGCTTCCGCGGGGCCTCAGCTCGGCCGGCGGCTGCTTCCAGCCGTTGTAGCCCCAGATCACCGCGCCCGGGGTGCGGCGCTTGATGACGACGGGCTGGGACAGGCGGTCGACCAGCTTCGGATAGCCGATCGTTTTTACAATATCAACACATATATTTCTGACCTCATCGGGCATCGACTTGATGGTGGCGAGCCGAACCACGAGGTCGTGCAAATCGACGAAGCTGGCCTCGCTGTAGCGGCGGATCTTCGCGAAACTGCCGTATTCGTCGATCAGCGCCTGGGTATAGGCGTCGTGGTTCGCCGAGAGAGCCTCGCCGAGCTTTCCGACGAGCGCCGCGAGCGGCTGGATGCGGGACAGGTCGTAGGCGGACTTCGTCACCGAAGCCCCGCCGAGCACCTTCGTTGTCTGCGAACCGCCGGCGGCGAAGGATTTCACGTAGCCCGCGACCATTTCCCGGGCGGCCATGCGCGGCGTGATGCCGGGGGTTTCCCTGAGCGGCTTGAGGGTGTCCTGGTAGGGCATGCCCTGGCCAGGCTCGGTTTCTTCGGACGCGATCATGAAGTCGCACACGTCGCGCAGCTCGTAGGCGATCTCGATCATGCCCATGAGGCAGGCGTCGAAGTCGATGATGTCGAAGCGGGGGTGTTTCGGATTCACCTTTTCGAGGGCGGGTTTGGCCTGGTTGCAGGCCCAGACGATGTCGGGCACGGTGAGGTTGTTGCCGGACTCGTCGTCGTAGGAGATGCCGACCCAGCCGGCGCCGTGGTTCCAGATGACCGCCATGAACCGGTCGGCGGGATAGTTCTCGATGCCCCACGTCAGGAACTCGGCCAGTTCCTTCCTGCTGCCCATATCGCGCTCACCAAGGTTCGCGACGAGCTTCGAGCCGATCTTCTTCGTGCGCTCGCGGACGACCTCGTACCGGCGGGTGCCGATCCAGTTGCCGTCCTCGATCGTCTCGCCCTTCGCGCCCTTCTGGCGGTCGATCTGCACGACGATGTTGAGGTTCTCGTCAGAGCCGACCAGCTCCATCTCGTTGAGGTCTTTCATGCCGCTGTTTTCGAGGTCGTTGTCGGCGTTGAGGAAGACCAGCACCGTCCATTGCTTGCGCTTCTGCGGAACCAGCGCGGAAACGGTCGCCGGGCCGTGCGTGATATACGGCACGTCGTCGTGCTGGGCGTCGTCATACCACCAGATCGGGAAATCCTTGCGCGGAACATCCGCATACAGGCCCTTCACGGCATCCCAGGAATCGAGAGCGGCGCTGTTCTGGAAGCGGCCGACGAGCGTTTCGAGCCGGTCGGCGAGCCGAATCGACTCCGGGGACGTGATCAGGCCCGAGGAACCGATGCGCTGGGCCCGACCGAACGCCAGGGCGTCCGACATGTGTTTGATGACGCCCGCATAGGCCAAGTCGAGGGGAAACGGCGACGTCTCGGCCGCACCGATGATCTTTTCCCGGGCCGCGTCGCCGGTAACGCCGGTCAGGATGTCGACGGTGAGCTCGGCCAGCTTGGCGTCGTAATTCGCGAGCAGCTGCTTCCGGTAGGCGCCGGTGATATTGGCCCGGAAATTTTTCCGGATCTTTTCGGGAAAATCCTTCAGCAGGTCGGTCAGAAACGCCTTCGAGCGCGGATCGGCCAGATACTGCAGCGTCACCTTCTTCTGCTGAACTTCACGAATCAGCTTCAGGTCCGAATCGAGGCCCGCCACCGCCCATGCCGCGGCCGCAGACAACATCAGAACTCCGCTCAGGATTCCCGCGAGAAATTTATGCAAAGAAGCTTTCATCGAAGCATCTCCTTCATTCGTGACAACTCCGCCCAGCAGTGGGAGGTTTATCTATCAATCATACCGATTCCTGTACGCCTGTCAATGTTCTTTCCCGCTCCTTCTCCTCCTCGCTCGTCTCACATGGAACACGACGATCACCCGCCTACTCGATACCGTTCGTGCTGAGCCCGTCGAAGCACGACTGCCCCGAATGGTGATTTGCATAGCTTCGAACGAACCGGATAGAATGACGCCGGAATCGTTTCAGAACGGTCTCGCTCCAGGACTTCTCCGGCACCGGAGGGCACGCGCATGAGTTCCACTTCTTCGGCCGAACTTCTCAGCAATTTGCAGAGGGCGTTTCAGCTCGATGACACCCGTCAGATTCTCTCGCTTCTCGATAAAGCCGGAAAGGCCGACGACGAGCAACTTTTATTGTTTTTAATATACAAAGGCTTCGCCCATCCCGACGCCGACGTCCAGCAGAAGTGCGTCGCGCTCGTCCAGCCGCATATCGGCAAGGTGACGGAGCCGCTCCTGGTGCTCCTCAACCATCCGAACGAGAACGTCCGTTACTGGGCCCTTTCGCTTCTCGGCGGCGCGGGAAAACTCAACCACGACCAACTGGCCGAGGTATTCAAGCGCAACGAGAAAGACGAGACGAAAATCCTGGCGGCCGACCTGCTGTTTGCCGGCCCGGAAAGCCCGGCGACGTTCGAGCTGCTCATCCGGCATCTCGGCGACCCGAGCTGGGCGTTGCGGCGTCATCTCAACAAGCGGCTGGCGGCATACGGCGAAAAACTGCTGTCACCCATCAGCACGGTTTTCGCCGGGGGGAACCTGCACGAGAAATACTGGGCCCTCAAGCTGCTGATCGACCTCTCCGGCCCCAAGGCCATGCACAACATCCGGAAATTCCTGACCTCGAAGGATTTCACGGTCAAGCTGTACGCCATCGCGGCGCTCGAATACGTCCCGGGTGACCAGGCCCTCGGCTTCCTGTTCGCGACCCTGATGGAGGAGTCGCCGGTCATGCGGTACCAGGCCGCCCATATCTTCGCGACCAAAGGGGAGCGCGCCCTTGACGAAGCGGTCAAGTTCATCCGCGAGAAAGGCCCCGAACTGAAGGATGAGCTGAACGTCATGACCGGCAAGATCCTCGCGGAACGCAGCCGCCATTTTTTCAGGGAACAACTCGAGAGTGCCGATCCCGACGACCGGTTCTACGCTTTGCGCGCCATCGGGCAGAATCCAGACCAGGAAGGCGTCCGGCTGCTGGTGCGGGCGTTCAAGGATCCCGTCTGGATCATCCGGCGGCTGGCGTCCGACCTGCTCGCGAATCTCATCCCGCGGGCACACGAGGAGCTGATCGCGGCCCTCAACGATCCCTCCTTCGACACGATCTTCTGGGCGGCCAAAACGCTGGGCTCGGGCCGTGACGCATCGGCGGCGCGGCCTCTGCTGACGCTCGTCGATCACCATCCGAACCCGAACGTGCGGGTCTGCGCCGTGAAGGCGCTGTGCAAACTCGACGTCGAGTACGTGGCCGAGCTGCTCATCCTCAATTTCCGCGATGCGCCTCCCTCGGTCCGGACGGCGATTTCCGAGGGGCTGGTCCAGATGAGCCGGCTGAAGGTCATCAAATATCTTGTCATCTATTTATTCGATCGCGACAAGTCGATCTCGTTCTGGTGCGAGAAGACGCTCAAGGCCCTTCAATATCCGGCCCTTTCGAGCCTGCTCGGCATCCTCGTGACGCTCGACACGGCCCAGCAGGAGAAGTTCATTTCCTACCTGCACCATCTCAAGGCGGAGCAGCTGCACAAGATTCTCGGCCGGGAAAAAGTGACGATGGCCGACTTCGATCCCGACCAGCTGCCGAGCGACGAATACGTGCCGGTGCCGCTTTCCCAGTATCGCACTCTCGACGACCTGCT encodes the following:
- a CDS encoding clostripain-related cysteine peptidase → MKASLHKFLAGILSGVLMLSAAAAWAVAGLDSDLKLIREVQQKKVTLQYLADPRSKAFLTDLLKDFPEKIRKNFRANITGAYRKQLLANYDAKLAELTVDILTGVTGDAAREKIIGAAETSPFPLDLAYAGVIKHMSDALAFGRAQRIGSSGLITSPESIRLADRLETLVGRFQNSAALDSWDAVKGLYADVPRKDFPIWWYDDAQHDDVPYITHGPATVSALVPQKRKQWTVLVFLNADNDLENSGMKDLNEMELVGSDENLNIVVQIDRQKGAKGETIEDGNWIGTRRYEVVRERTKKIGSKLVANLGERDMGSRKELAEFLTWGIENYPADRFMAVIWNHGAGWVGISYDDESGNNLTVPDIVWACNQAKPALEKVNPKHPRFDIIDFDACLMGMIEIAYELRDVCDFMIASEETEPGQGMPYQDTLKPLRETPGITPRMAAREMVAGYVKSFAAGGSQTTKVLGGASVTKSAYDLSRIQPLAALVGKLGEALSANHDAYTQALIDEYGSFAKIRRYSEASFVDLHDLVVRLATIKSMPDEVRNICVDIVKTIGYPKLVDRLSQPVVIKRRTPGAVIWGYNGWKQPPAELRPRGSTVWHSRFVRTPLRGPDANGDYVCAIGPFGLVIDPVAKKREYVTEINYRIEYTNGKTSPDFTDRTGREYVIVNDFAAGSPLIAEGHTQGMGNSYGLSIYYPYCLEFRTAYKSLRFARDTGWDEFIARVPQYRANSPVLVTGGMVEDPGTLPLLLRAFKNLGLQPDILWDPKVFGYKYADILRQYRNGAVFTDSVSVSSFGELAPSADDLANYLSGGGALFLAAQSVEQKNTNMPLLEGFFKFRYLEDDRDLPRLSFASKDGAAVPFELNGEDSAQSAKDVTIMACDAPAAPFVKTEDGRTAGLSVSGTSESGNAYRGIYLGFRFEAVTGESVRTKLIDTALKLLVPSLGKLPKPLESNGE
- a CDS encoding PilT/PilU family type 4a pilus ATPase translates to MSSTSSAELLSNLQRAFQLDDTRQILSLLDKAGKADDEQLLLFLIYKGFAHPDADVQQKCVALVQPHIGKVTEPLLVLLNHPNENVRYWALSLLGGAGKLNHDQLAEVFKRNEKDETKILAADLLFAGPESPATFELLIRHLGDPSWALRRHLNKRLAAYGEKLLSPISTVFAGGNLHEKYWALKLLIDLSGPKAMHNIRKFLTSKDFTVKLYAIAALEYVPGDQALGFLFATLMEESPVMRYQAAHIFATKGERALDEAVKFIREKGPELKDELNVMTGKILAERSRHFFREQLESADPDDRFYALRAIGQNPDQEGVRLLVRAFKDPVWIIRRLASDLLANLIPRAHEELIAALNDPSFDTIFWAAKTLGSGRDASAARPLLTLVDHHPNPNVRVCAVKALCKLDVEYVAELLILNFRDAPPSVRTAISEGLVQMSRLKVIKYLVIYLFDRDKSISFWCEKTLKALQYPALSSLLGILVTLDTAQQEKFISYLHHLKAEQLHKILGREKVTMADFDPDQLPSDEYVPVPLSQYRTLDDLLAQLKEQHGSDLHLNVGLPPMFRVHGELTRTNLPSITEERASQLILSIFNEEQLERFKSHWEIDFSYEVKHVGRFRANIFRQRQGVSGVFRLIPTQIPTFEELGLQRSVFEPLCENRNGLILVTGPTGSGKSTTMAVMVDYINKSRHEHILTIEDPIEFVHQHKRCSINQRELGTHTHSFADALRSSLREDPDVILVGEMRDPETIKLALTASETGHLVFSTLHTISASESINRIIGAFPADHQDQIRLELAGVLRAIISQKLLPRSDRKGRVLAHEMLICNIAVRNLIKEAKTEQIISIMQTASGEHMQTMDQALARLAAYEICSVETVMPHVQDKKSFQQLMQGMTPKSGTPHAAPASAPAAPAAQKRPVKP
- a CDS encoding GAF domain-containing protein; translation: MKLASVVENLKKILSGERVDGASACDETGEPLPPDLLSALADGSLTSAQVDGLISALAGRSPETGRAMLSGVLSHVARLLDASTSLLNNLLSITVGIAVRIVGAERGTLFLLDPETGELFSRVMHGNEVEEIRLSPGSSIACAIMASGQAEIITDAYGDVRFNKEIDRQSGFVTKSILAVPLRVAGSDIPVGVIELLNKTSGEFTPADLAAVADISGNAAAALRNARDLELTRRARESEDRMQEVTAAISSELNLKPLLEKIMQAVTMILDADRATLFLHDEKTNELWSQVALGLNDQEIRFPAHLGIAGKVFTSGETINIPDAYADPRFNKEIDRKTGYRTKNILCMPVVNRTGKTIGVTQVLNRRVGVFTRVDEKKLKTFSAQAAIAIENAKLFDEVLNMKNYSESILESLSNGVITVNAMRRIEKCNAVALRTFGVTTDQILGKYADIFFTGDNHWIVDSLRRVIATQEADNFLDAEIVDRQGRRVSLNMAVAPLHDAQNRPMGGLLAFEDLTGEKRLKSTLSRYMNKEVADQLLNSDGMLGGKMQELTVLFSDIRNFTTISERLGAQDTVAMLNEYFTTMVDIVFHHGGILDKFIGDAMLAVFGAPFTTSEDTDRAVITAIEMQRALKEFNGKRVEKGLQTIDIGVGINTDTVLVGNIGSLKRMDYTVIGDGVNLASRLEGANKFYGTSILVSENSFSRLVYPHRSREVDLLRVKGKNRPAKIYEILDHHDTTSFPNMDDLLACYKNAIDLYHKREWEAAGRAFGEALRLHPGDTLSKVYADRCAHFLREPPPDDWDGIWVMHTKS
- a CDS encoding xanthine dehydrogenase family protein molybdopterin-binding subunit, producing MPAVGLSLPRKDAWDKVNGKAKYIDDYSFPGMLHAATVRSPVAYGRLKGIDASKALAMPGVHRVFTVADIPGRNVNPLVLDDQPFLASEFVKFHGEPVALVAADTPEQAYAAAEAVKLDIEPLKPILSIRESLEPSAPRLYKTDNIFSRYVIRHGDLDAAFAKATRIFEREYETPYQEHAYLETQGMIAVPGIEGSMTVYGSMQCPFYVHDAVSDILGCQRNKVRIVQTTTGGGFGGKEDFPSILAGHAAMIAQLLERPVKLVYKREEDIIASSKRHPALIQMKVGTDADGKIIAADIKYYVDGGAFATLSPIVLWRGTVHALGPYVCDNVLIQSFAMATNKVPCGAYRGFGSPQVIFAGETLIDEIADELKIDPVEIRRRNGLKLGAKTVTGQVIDQSCGLSETIDKAVAKSDWTKKWQHPSARSGNVRRGIGISTVYYGVGLGAGGKHLDRAGASMIIMKDGTVQCAVGNTEMGQGARTILPQIAADALGIPFDKVFLVETDTGFVPDSGPTVASRTTFMSGNALAAAAKELRPRLLESAAGLLGAKPDEVDLVDGVAFIKAAPQGKKVAYPDVVKEMYLRRLQPSAFGWYIAPDSTFDRETGQGNAYFTYSYATNVAEVEVDMETGELRVLKITSAHDMGKAINPQQVEGQIEGGTLQGVGYATMEEIRHDPQGRMLNNAFATYILPTTEDAPEIDPIIVEHGYSEGPYGAKGFGEVPLMGIAPAVANAVYNATGRRIRVMPIKPEKLVDC